The genomic interval GCAGCCTCGATCGCGAGCGCGGTCGAACAGCAGGGCGCCGCTACCCAGGAGATCGCGCGTAGCGTCCAAACCGTCGCGCAGGGCACGCAGGCTGTGGCCGTCGATATTGGACAGGTCAATCGCGCCGCAACCGAGACCGGAACTGCTTCGGACGAGGTGCTGAGTTCGGCCAAGACACTATCGACCGAGAGTGTGCGTCTGCGGACCGAGCTCGATCGCTTCATGGCCAACATACGGGCGGCTTAGCCCGAAAATGCTCAAAGGAATTGGCTCACGGTTAAACCGCGCCTCATGTGAAAGGTGCTCGGTCGGCGGTTGTAGTGTGGTTGCGCCCCGCAATTTGAAACTGCTTGCATCGGATTTCGCCGAGACCGACACGCGTCGTGCCGGAAATGCCTGTCAAAATTGACTCGCGTCTCGCAGATCGCTCTTCATTTGGAAACAAATGCCAAGCTATTGGTTTCGCTGGAGCGAAATTCTGCGCTTTTTTCCAAATGCGCGTTGAAGCCATTGAATAATCAAACAGATTTTGATTCCGCCATTCGGAGGTTCGATCCCTCCCGCCCCGGTCACGGTGATGCCCAGGCCGAGCTTGCGGAGCAACCGACGTTTGCGCTTGCGATGGCGAAAAAAGCTCTTCGATTATGCCGTCGGGCCAAACGTCGGTTAATAGCGCCTCCGGCCATTGTGGACGGTGGGATAGAGGCACAAGCGCGCCAATGCGTGGCCTCTTCGGCACGCTCTGATGGTAGCTGCATCGCAACCATCATTAGCCACAGCTCGAGACTCTGCCGAATGCCGACGCGGCAACTGGCGCGGCAAATCTGAGCTCTTATCTCTGGGGTCCCGCAATTGTTCGCGTTTGAATCGATGACTGCCAGCTCAGGTGAGATGAGCGATGGAGCAAGCGGAAGCCGCCCTTCCACCGTCACCGAGTTTTGCGAAGTGGCGAACGTCGTTTCTTACGAGACTCCGGCGAGTTTGTTGTGGCAGCTCGCTGATCCTCCTGACGCCTGAGCGTTGCTTTGACATGTTCGGCGAGCTTCAACGCACCGTCTGCGTTCGAAGCAAGTCGAGACAAAAGCTGAGACTGCATTTTGAACTCCTCGCGCGTCAGCATTCCAAACAACGCGTCATTGACCGGGCGCTGCAATGCGGCAAGGCGGATCAATAGGCTCATTCCATGCTGGGTGAGCGTGAGTTGCACCGCCGTCCGTCTTCCGGATGGGGGCTCTTCTCGAGCAGGCTGTCGGAAACCAGCTTATTGATCTCGTTAGTGACGAAGGCGCCGCTTAGGTACAGCCGTTCGGCGACCTGATTCACGCCCATCGGTTCCGCCGCAGTCGAATTCTTGATCGGGATCAGGATCAGATACTGGGTCGGCGAGAGGTCGACAAAGCCTGCGAATATTTCCCGGCAGGCCTCCAGACTGCGGTCCGAACGCGAAATAGTCGTAGAGAAGGCCGCGAAGCGTGCGGTCTCCTTCCTTGTCGAGCAGCTCGGGTTTCGACGCCGTAAAAGGCGCATCGGTCACGGTTATTCTCTCCGCGAAATCATAGTCTTGCGAGATTGCCTAAGAAGCACGCATGCGCGCGGTCTGCCCGCGATGCTCGATGGTTTTGCCGTCAACATTCTCGCGCGCGATCAGGAGCAGATCTCCAACCAGTTCGCGCGCGCTCTTTCCGACAAGTGGGACCAGGTGAAGACGTCCGTGGGCCATGCCGAGGCGCCGCTG from Bradyrhizobium arachidis carries:
- a CDS encoding MarR family transcriptional regulator; translated protein: MRLLRRRNPSCSTRKETARFAAFSTTISRSDRSLEACREIFAGFVDLSPTQYLILIPIKNSTAAEPMGVNQVAERLYLSGAFVTNEINKLVSDSLLEKSPHPEDGRRCNSRSPSME